The following are encoded together in the Bacillus cereus group sp. RP43 genome:
- a CDS encoding maltose acetyltransferase domain-containing protein, translating to MKTEKEKMIQGEMYIPADPVLVQEREQARILTRKLNETSEVKLEERSAIVKELFGTTGDNIHLESSFRCDYGYNIHVGENFYANFDCTILDVCPVTIGVNCMLAPGVHIYTATHPLDPIERISGSEYGKPVTIGDNVWIGGRAIINPGVTIGDNAVIASGAVVTKDVPDNVVVGGNPAKIIKKIK from the coding sequence ATGAAAACAGAAAAAGAAAAGATGATCCAAGGGGAAATGTACATACCAGCTGATCCAGTTTTAGTACAAGAGAGGGAGCAAGCTCGTATATTAACAAGAAAGTTAAATGAAACATCAGAAGTGAAATTAGAAGAACGTAGTGCAATCGTAAAAGAATTATTCGGAACGACAGGAGATAATATTCATCTTGAATCTTCTTTTAGATGTGATTACGGTTATAACATTCACGTTGGCGAAAATTTTTACGCGAATTTTGATTGTACGATTTTAGACGTATGCCCGGTGACAATCGGAGTGAACTGTATGTTAGCTCCAGGTGTTCACATTTATACAGCGACGCACCCGCTTGATCCGATAGAACGCATAAGTGGATCAGAGTACGGAAAGCCAGTTACAATTGGCGATAATGTATGGATTGGCGGAAGAGCGATTATTAATCCGGGCGTAACAATCGGAGACAATGCTGTCATCGCATCTGGGGCTGTTGTAACGAAAGATGTGCCGGATAATGTAGTAGTTGGCGGGAATCCTGCAAAAATTATTAAAAAAATAAAATAA
- a CDS encoding RNA polymerase sigma factor, with amino-acid sequence MAQIGIEEDLMLAYQKGDKQAGEKLYVLIKPALYTFLYRFNRDEQLSIDLVQDTFLTLERKKHMYEPEKGKIKTYLFQIGYRLMINKLNRRKKWRTLLPFLVPVQEVEFSQEDRLTVRDAILKVPEEQRAVLILFYYHDMQQKEIAEVLDIPVGTVKSRLHNGIKKLKQLLEVDEIERKSF; translated from the coding sequence ATGGCGCAGATTGGGATTGAGGAGGACCTCATGCTTGCGTACCAAAAGGGAGATAAGCAGGCTGGGGAAAAACTATACGTTTTAATTAAACCAGCGCTATATACATTTTTGTATCGCTTTAACCGAGATGAACAATTAAGTATCGACCTTGTGCAAGATACGTTTTTGACGTTAGAACGAAAGAAACATATGTATGAACCTGAAAAGGGTAAAATAAAAACGTATTTATTTCAAATCGGTTATCGTCTTATGATTAATAAATTAAATAGAAGAAAAAAGTGGAGGACGCTCTTACCATTTTTAGTACCAGTTCAGGAGGTAGAGTTTTCACAAGAAGACCGTCTTACTGTAAGGGACGCAATTTTGAAAGTTCCTGAAGAACAGCGAGCTGTCCTCATCCTTTTTTATTATCATGATATGCAGCAAAAAGAGATTGCAGAGGTACTGGATATTCCTGTTGGAACAGTGAAATCGAGACTTCATAACGGGATAAAGAAATTGAAACAATTGCTGGAGGTGGATGAAATTGAGCGAAAATCCTTTTAA